One part of the Salinivirga cyanobacteriivorans genome encodes these proteins:
- a CDS encoding glycosyltransferase family 4 protein: protein MVKEITIARNLLLLRQTTPEMNIKTLVISSFKGSGISDRAQIASMLKMHENGVYFHILLNENSPKQRFLEEEGIATTPYTIKSKIDKKAIQTIRDIVRKEKIDIIHCFNNNATTNAVQAAKKLNVKIISYRGFTGHVHWYKPSSLMNNLHPRVARIACVSNAVKNQVRSQLWRNKKKAVTIYKGHDKAWYEGIQPTSRDNLGVPDNAFLVGIVANLRPMKGIKYLISAAKHLNGHYDIHFLLIGRGMDSDKVKELINETPLKDNFHTFGFRKDVLKDVAACDIAVNSSIKGEGLSKTIIEAMSLKKPVVATTAGGNPELIIDHETGLSVPIKDPEAIADAILEFKHSGELRQKMAMAGYQYIINHFTVEQTAQQTMNLYKELKTELETSKKVI, encoded by the coding sequence AATATTAAAACACTTGTTATTAGTTCTTTTAAAGGAAGTGGTATTTCGGACAGAGCCCAGATTGCCTCTATGCTAAAAATGCATGAGAATGGTGTTTATTTTCATATCCTGCTCAATGAAAACTCACCCAAACAGCGTTTTCTTGAAGAAGAAGGTATTGCAACCACACCGTATACCATTAAAAGTAAAATAGATAAGAAAGCGATTCAAACTATTCGTGATATTGTAAGAAAAGAAAAAATAGACATCATACACTGCTTTAACAACAATGCTACAACAAATGCAGTGCAGGCAGCTAAAAAATTGAACGTAAAAATTATTAGTTACAGAGGTTTCACTGGTCATGTGCATTGGTATAAGCCCAGTTCTTTAATGAATAACTTACACCCAAGGGTAGCCCGCATAGCATGTGTAAGCAATGCGGTAAAAAATCAGGTCAGAAGCCAGCTCTGGCGTAACAAGAAAAAAGCTGTTACCATTTACAAAGGGCACGATAAAGCCTGGTATGAGGGCATTCAGCCTACAAGCAGAGATAATCTTGGAGTGCCCGACAATGCATTCCTGGTAGGAATAGTGGCCAACCTAAGGCCCATGAAAGGCATTAAATATTTGATTTCAGCAGCTAAACACCTCAATGGACATTACGATATTCATTTTCTGCTCATAGGGCGCGGAATGGATAGTGATAAAGTTAAGGAACTAATTAATGAAACCCCTTTAAAGGATAATTTTCATACATTTGGGTTCAGAAAAGATGTACTGAAAGATGTGGCCGCATGCGATATTGCCGTAAACAGCTCAATAAAAGGTGAAGGCCTGTCGAAAACCATTATTGAGGCTATGAGCCTGAAGAAACCTGTGGTTGCGACAACTGCCGGAGGTAATCCTGAACTTATTATCGATCATGAAACAGGATTATCGGTGCCGATAAAAGATCCGGAAGCTATTGCTGATGCTATTTTGGAGTTTAAACATTCAGGTGAACTGCGCCAAAAGATGGCAATGGCCGGGTATCAATATATAATCAACCATTTTACTGTTGAACAAACAGCCCAGCAAACAATGAACCTCTATAAAGAGTTGAAAACTGAACTTGAGACAAGTAAAAAAGTGATTTAA
- a CDS encoding ABC transporter ATP-binding protein, whose product MKYFGEFLRYAFPYKWRLGLSVLFNFLATIFTLASFGMAIPFLGILFNQQEIVTEQVPWEMTAKAVMHNFNYLLSKVLLEEGAHSALLLVSMIVVISVTLKSIFNYLGNYIIVPMRTGMIKDIRNNLYRKIIYLPMRYFSEERKGDLISRMIGDVKELEGSVVNSLQKALKSPIELFGYLFALFAMSSQLTFIVIFLLPVSGFLISRLAKNLRGKAVKGQRRLGNLLINIEETLFGIRIIKAFTAEDKAKQRFEKENGSYARIMNKVLWKKFLAHPISETMGTIVIVLVMWYGGKMVLDETATLEPEEFITYIIFFTQILTPAKSLSNLYFDINKGMAAYERVREVLIADESIKNAPGATKIDTFKESIRYEDVTFSYSSQAEVLKNINIDIPKGQTVALVGQSGAGKSTLVDLLPRFYDIDHGKIFVDGKDLKSYDIKSLRNLIGIVSQEQILFNDTIYNNIAFGIEKTTEEEVIKAAKVANAHEFIVNTEKGYQTVIGDRGSKLSGGQRQRITIARAILVNPPILILDEATSALDVESEKLVQQALDHLMKNRTSIVIAHRLSTVKNADLVCVMRDGKIIESGKHNELLEKGGAFKELYQQQME is encoded by the coding sequence ATGAAATATTTTGGTGAATTTCTCAGGTATGCTTTTCCATATAAATGGCGATTAGGTTTAAGTGTTTTATTTAATTTTCTTGCCACTATTTTCACACTTGCCTCTTTTGGTATGGCCATTCCCTTTCTAGGCATTTTGTTTAATCAGCAGGAAATAGTTACTGAGCAGGTGCCATGGGAGATGACAGCAAAAGCTGTGATGCACAATTTTAATTATCTCTTAAGCAAAGTGCTCCTTGAAGAAGGTGCACACAGTGCACTTCTTCTGGTTAGTATGATAGTAGTGATATCGGTAACACTTAAGAGTATTTTTAACTATCTGGGCAACTACATAATTGTTCCGATGCGCACAGGCATGATAAAAGATATACGCAATAATCTGTACAGAAAGATTATTTACTTGCCGATGCGCTATTTCTCTGAAGAGCGTAAAGGAGATTTAATATCGCGGATGATTGGTGATGTAAAAGAGCTTGAAGGCTCAGTAGTAAACTCGCTGCAAAAAGCCTTAAAATCGCCAATTGAACTTTTCGGGTACCTATTTGCACTTTTTGCCATGAGTTCGCAGCTTACATTTATTGTAATTTTCCTGTTGCCGGTAAGTGGTTTTTTAATCAGCCGTTTGGCAAAAAATCTTCGCGGCAAAGCAGTAAAAGGTCAAAGAAGACTTGGAAACCTGCTCATCAATATAGAAGAAACACTTTTTGGGATAAGAATTATTAAAGCATTTACAGCTGAAGACAAAGCCAAACAGCGCTTTGAAAAAGAAAATGGGTCTTATGCTAGGATAATGAATAAAGTATTGTGGAAAAAATTCCTGGCTCATCCCATAAGTGAGACAATGGGTACAATTGTGATTGTTCTGGTTATGTGGTATGGCGGTAAAATGGTGCTAGACGAAACTGCAACCCTTGAACCAGAAGAATTTATTACTTATATAATTTTCTTTACCCAAATACTAACACCGGCTAAATCATTGTCGAACCTTTATTTCGACATTAACAAAGGAATGGCTGCATATGAGCGTGTTCGCGAAGTACTTATTGCCGATGAAAGCATAAAAAATGCCCCCGGAGCCACAAAAATTGACACTTTTAAAGAATCAATCCGTTATGAAGATGTGACATTTAGTTACAGCTCACAGGCAGAGGTACTCAAAAATATCAATATCGATATTCCAAAAGGGCAAACCGTGGCACTTGTAGGCCAAAGTGGTGCCGGGAAATCAACCCTGGTAGATCTGCTACCCAGGTTTTATGACATTGACCATGGCAAGATATTCGTCGATGGGAAAGACCTCAAAAGCTATGATATAAAATCATTGAGGAATCTCATTGGAATTGTGAGCCAGGAACAAATTCTATTTAATGATACAATTTATAACAACATAGCTTTTGGTATTGAAAAAACCACTGAAGAAGAGGTGATTAAGGCGGCGAAAGTTGCCAATGCCCATGAATTTATCGTTAATACGGAAAAAGGATACCAAACCGTAATTGGAGACCGTGGGAGTAAGCTTTCGGGCGGCCAAAGGCAACGTATTACTATAGCAAGAGCTATATTGGTAAATCCACCAATTCTGATTTTAGACGAAGCCACGTCGGCACTGGATGTAGAATCAGAAAAACTTGTGCAACAAGCGCTTGATCATTTAATGAA